The genomic interval GTCGGTGGACAGGTTGTTGACCCAGCCTTTGACGATTTGCTCCGTTTTCGCCTCGCCATGTGTCTCGATCAGGGTGGCGGTGAGCGACTGGTTGTACACCTTCTTTGCCGTGCGCAGGCACAGGCGGCCTTCCCACTGTTTGTCGGCCAAGGCTTCGTAGGTGCTCAACTCCTCGGGCTTGACCCGCTCGGTGGAGTAGATGATGGTGCGGGCGCGCAGGCTCAGGCCCGTCCAGTCATGGGACGAGGCGCGGTACTGCGGCGGAATGTTCTGGTCGATGATGTCGGACTTGATCGGCTGCAGGATGCCCATCTGCTCGGCTTGCCACAGGTTGCCGGCATCGACGGTCAACAGCAGGTCGGCCACGCCGTTGTCGCCCTCGGCCTTGATGCGCTGCATCAGCGGGGCTTCCTTGTCGGTGATGAACTTGATCTTGACCCCGGTCTTGGCGGTGTAGGCATCGAACACCGGCTTGATCAGCTCGTCGATGCGCGAGGAGTACACCACCACTTCATCCGCCGCTTGGGCTGTGCCGCCGAACAGGGTCAGGGCCAGGGCGGCCAGTAGGGGCTTGCGTGGCAACATGTGAAGCACTCCTCGGATCGTTTGAGAGGTGCGAATGGTAGTGAATCCCATTTTCTGGCTCATCTACCTAGCAGTTACCGGATGTTGCAGAGCTTGCACCGCCCATTGCAGGAGCAACCCTCAGGCTTTGGCCAGATCCGGCAGATCACCACTCAAACCCAGCGCCTGGCGTACAAACAGCGCCTTGGCCTCCGGCATCTGCTCCACCAGTTTCAACCCGCTGTTACGCAACCAGCGCAACGGCAGCGGGTTGGCCTGGAACAAGCGCTCGAAGCCCTCCATTGCTGCCATCAGCGCCAGGTTGTGCGGCATGCGCCGCCGCTCGTAACGGCTCAATACCTTCACATCCGCCAGCCGCTCACCGCGCTCGCAAGCGTTGACCAGCACTTCGGCCAGTACTGCGGCATCGAGGAAGCCCAGGTTTACACCCTGCCCCGCCAGCGGGTGGATGGTGTGCGCAGCATCGCCGATCAAGGCCAGGCCTTCATCCACATAGCGCTTGGCGTGGCGCTGGCGCAGCGGCACGCATACCCGCGGGTCGGCCTGCAGCACCTCCCCCAGGCGCCCCTCGAAGGCCCGCTCCAGGGCCTGCAGGAAGGCAGCTTCATCCAGTGCCATCAGCTGCTCGGCATGCTCCGGGGTGGTCGACCATACAATCGAGCACCAGTCCTGCTGGCCATCACGGGTCAACGGCAGGAAAGCCAACGGCCCCTCATCGGTGAAACGCTGCCAGGCCGTGCCCTGGTGCCCGGCACTGCAACGCACACTGGTGACGATGGCATGGTGAAGGTAATCCCATTCGCGGGTTTCGCAGCCCGCCAGGCGCCGCACCGCTGATTGGGCACCGTCGGCGGCAACCACCAGCGGTGCACGCAGCTGCCGGCCATCGGCCAGGGTCAGCAACCACTCGTCTCCCGAGCGACGCAACTGCTCCATCCGCGCGTTGGGCAGCA from Pseudomonas fortuita carries:
- a CDS encoding 2-octaprenyl-3-methyl-6-methoxy-1,4-benzoquinol hydroxylase translates to METRADLLIVGAGMVGSALALALRHSGLQILLLDGGPLTVKPFDAQAPFEPRVSALSAASQRILERLGAWDGIAQRRATPYSDMHVWDGSGTGQIHFSAASVHAHVLGHIVENRVVQDGLLERLHDSDIGLLPNARMEQLRRSGDEWLLTLADGRQLRAPLVVAADGAQSAVRRLAGCETREWDYLHHAIVTSVRCSAGHQGTAWQRFTDEGPLAFLPLTRDGQQDWCSIVWSTTPEHAEQLMALDEAAFLQALERAFEGRLGEVLQADPRVCVPLRQRHAKRYVDEGLALIGDAAHTIHPLAGQGVNLGFLDAAVLAEVLVNACERGERLADVKVLSRYERRRMPHNLALMAAMEGFERLFQANPLPLRWLRNSGLKLVEQMPEAKALFVRQALGLSGDLPDLAKA
- a CDS encoding extracellular solute-binding protein, whose translation is MLPRKPLLAALALTLFGGTAQAADEVVVYSSRIDELIKPVFDAYTAKTGVKIKFITDKEAPLMQRIKAEGDNGVADLLLTVDAGNLWQAEQMGILQPIKSDIIDQNIPPQYRASSHDWTGLSLRARTIIYSTERVKPEELSTYEALADKQWEGRLCLRTAKKVYNQSLTATLIETHGEAKTEQIVKGWVNNLSTDVFSDDNAVIQAIEAGQCDVGVVNTYYYGRLHKQNPNLPVKIFWPNQGDRGVHVNLSGIGLTKHAPHPEAAKKLVEWMTGEDAQKLFADINQEFPANPKVKPSEEVAAWGSFKADSIPVEIAGKRQAEAIRLMDRAGYN